The following are from one region of the Primulina eburnea isolate SZY01 chromosome 17, ASM2296580v1, whole genome shotgun sequence genome:
- the LOC140817920 gene encoding uncharacterized protein → MISIGSKDDDSNRAQKARSRRECLEVDGWGRDEPVISFGPEDLRGVSLPHNDALVIKARVANYDVLSVFVDNGSSLNVIFKEALVQMDLHEYQLEAVETILFGFAGHAMYLEGEIPLPLTLGTEELRKTVMIVFTVVDAPSSYNIILGRPAMNEMRAVASTYHQKIKFPVRGQVGEVKGVQPSSRKCYGKTIWELAGISPQVAEHKLNILSGSRPVKQKKRHFGLEKDKVIEEQVGELLRAGHIREVQFPTWLSNVVLVSK, encoded by the exons ATGATTTCGATAGGGTCAAAAGATGACGATTCCAACCGGGCCCAGAAAGCGAGAAGCAGGAGGGAGTGCTTGGAAGTTGATGGATGGGGGAGAGATGAGCCAGTTATAAGCTTCGGACCAGAAGACCTCAGGGGAGTCAGTCTACCCCACAACGACGCTCTTGTTATCAAAGCCCGAGTGGCTAATTATGATGTCTTAAGTGTATTTGTTGACAATGGTAGCTCTCTCAATGTCATCTTTAAAGAGGCACTAGTCCAAATGGATTTGCATGAGTATCAGTTAGAGGCGGTTGAGACTATCCTGTTTGGTTTTGCTGGACATGCCATGTACCTTGAGGGGGAAATCCCCCTGCCACTGACCCTAGGAACCGAGGAATTGAGGAAAACTGTGATGATAGTCTTTACAGTGGTAGACGCCCCGTCCTCATACAACATCATCTTGGGGAGGCCAGCCATGAATGAGATGAGAGCTGTGGCCTCCACTTATCACCAAAAAATAAAGTTTCCAGTACGAGGACAAGTCGGGGAAGTTAAGGGAGTTCAACCCTCTTCTCGGAAGTGTTATGGGAAGACCATCTGG GAACTAGCCGGGATCTCACCCCAAGTGGCTGAGCACAAGTTAAATATTCTCTCAGGATCTCGGCCCGTGAAACAAAAGAAGAGGCACTTCGGTCTTGAAAAAGATAAAGTCATTGAAGAGCAAGTGGGAGAGCTGTTGCGGGCCGGCCACATCAGAGAAGTCCAATTCCCTACTTGGCTCTCAAATGTGGTCCTAGTTTCAAAGtaa
- the LOC140817921 gene encoding uncharacterized protein has product MGKAKIGWKKYRVLVYGSEAVLPVEIGQSSSRIESYSSNNDQSRAIELDLVEERRDRAVIRMEAYRCRVMKTYNKNFRSRDFQVGDLVMKKVKPVGDVGKLEARWEGPFQIVRRFSSGAAYYLENSQGHTLKRPWNTFHLKKYYV; this is encoded by the exons ATGGGCAAGGCAAAGATTGGGTGGAAGAAATACCGAGT CCTAGTCTATGGTTCAGAAGCAGTCCTACCTGTGGAGATAGGGCAATCTTCTTCTCGGATAGAATCTTATTCGAGCAACAATGATCAGTCTCGGGCCATTGAACTTGATCTAGTTGAAGAAAGGAGAGACCGGGCAGTCATTCGAATGGAAGCTTATCGCTGCCGGGTGATGAAAACCTATAACAAGAATTTTCGATCACGAGATTTTCAGGTTGGGGACCTAGTCATGAAAAAGGTCAAACCAGTGGGTGATGTGGGGAAATTAGAAGCACGGTGGGAAGGACCCTTCCAAATAGTTCGAAGATTCAGTTCGGGGGCAGCTTATTATCTTGAAAATTCTCAGGGACACACTCTTAAGAGACCATGGAATACATTTCATTTGAAGAAATATTATGTTTAA